One Paralichthys olivaceus isolate ysfri-2021 chromosome 21, ASM2471397v2, whole genome shotgun sequence genomic window carries:
- the LOC109627089 gene encoding uncharacterized protein yields the protein MTDLFACEEPAAWRSVHDKYWDVVEAKAKSKRAGKLLNLDKWFQEELPMLISGRPVKHVTLSELVKLMEWKLTRGKFRPRLQQLVASNGEDTVEKCSRKAFSLLPDVQAAIAELSSLKGVGPATASAVLAAGAPEQTAFMSDEAMESVPGLKPIQYTAKHYALYLGKMVERTKKLNKVDPQQDWTPHRLELCLWAMSIATQQQLPLLKDVDMKGGGAAAKCSDSDTDQRPKKKLKTK from the exons ATGACTGATCTGTTTGCCTGTGAAGAGCCAGCTGCATGGAGGAGTGTGCACGACAAGTACTGGGATGTCGTGGAGGCCAAGGCCAAAAGCAAGAGAGCTGGAAAACTGCTGAACCTCGACAAGTG GTTCCAAGAGGAGCTGCCCATGCTCATTTCAGGTCGACCTGTCAAACATGTCACTCTGTCAGAGCTGGTGAAGCTGATGGAGTGGAAGCTCACA AGAGGGAAGTTCAGGCcgaggctgcagcagctggtggcGTCCAACGGTGAGGATACTGTGGAGAAATGTTCCAGAAAGGCCTTCAGCCTCCTGCCTGATGTACAGGCGGCGATCGCAGAGCTCAGCTCCCTCAAAGGAGTTGGGCCAGCCACTGCTTCAG CTGTGTTGGCGGCAGGGGCTCCAGAACAGACTGCATTCATGTCCGATGAAGCCATGGAGAGTGTGCCGGGACTAAAGCCCATCCAGTACACAGCCAAGCATTACGCTCTGTACCTGGGCAAGATGGTCGAAAGaactaaaaaactaaacaaag TTGATCCCCAGCAGGACTGGACGCCCCACAGGCTGGAGCTTTGTTTGTGGGCGATGAGCATAGccactcagcagcagctcccaCTTTTAAAGGATGTCGATATGAAGGGTGGTGGTGCGGCGGCAAAGTGCTCAGACTCTGACACTGACCAGAGACCAAAGAAGAAgctaaaaactaaatga
- the wdr24 gene encoding GATOR2 complex protein WDR24 — protein MSRVTTALSSNAISGRTMFCHLDASANAISVCRDATQVVVAGRNIFKIYTLEEEQFVEKLNLRVGRKPSLNFSCADVMWHQMEENLLATAATNGAVVTWNLGKPSRNKQDQLFTEHKRTVNKVCFHPTEVYMLLSGSQDGFMKCFDLRKKESVSTFSGQSESVRDVQFSMKDYFTFAASFENGNVQLWDIRRPDRYERMFTAHTGPVFCCDWHPEDRGWLATGGRDKMVKVWDMTTTRAKEIHCVQTIASVARVKWRPERKYHLATCSMMVDHNIYVWDIRRPFIPFATFEEHKDVTTGIVWRHQHDPHFLLSGSKDSTLYQHMFKDATRPVDKANPEGLCFGLLGDLAFAAKASLISSDPSRKTYPGGDRRNPIFFFKKPDLTEQFTHVSSALSVFETDLDSNRMDWFVKTAQLYLLCGKPFAELCDHNAKVAQELKRPQVSTTWTMLRIMFSDPANLTASGPNHNLSKLGALPLMNSFNMKEMGAGMGTESRLERSKGESRQDNIHLEPGNLHISNNNEENEETEGSEGQAEYMFGDAELDDDDLYSMEHDNQTEEPEYTLPQEAFPLRHEIMDNPAAPEHLQQDKSDSPHVSGNEAEVTCLTPIESFSLISISQPLFSPHLPASFFCPIVREMLSYYAEQGDVQMAVSVLIVLGDRIRKEIDDLTQEHWYMSYIDLLQRFELWNVSNEVIKLSTCSAITCLNQASTTLHINCSNCKRPMSNKGWICDRCHQCASVCAVCHHVVKGLFVWCQGCSHGGHLEHIMNWLKSSAHCPAGCGHLCEYT, from the exons ATGTCACGTGTTACCACAGCCCTCAGCAGCAATGCCATCAGTGGCCGAACAATGTTCTGCCACTTGGACGCTTCCGCCAACGCCATCAGCGTGTGCCGCGACGCAACGCAGGTGGTGGTGGCTGGCCGCAACATCTTCAAGATCTACACGCTTGAAGAGGAGCAGTTTGTGGAGAAGCTAAATCTCCGTGTTGGTCGAAAACCTTCGCTCAACTTCAGCTGTGCAGATGTGATGTGGCACCAGATGGAGGAGAACCTGCTGGCCACAGCTGCCACCAACGGAGCGGTGGTCACCTGGAACCTGGGAAAACCTTCTCGTAACAAGCAGGACCAGCTTTTTACTGAGCACAAACGCACCGTCAACAAGGTGTGCTTCCACCCCACAGAGGTTTATATGCTGCTAAGTGGTTCGCAGGATGGCTTCATGAAGTGCTTTGACCTGCGCAAGAAGGAATCTGTCAGCACTTTCTCAG GTCAGTCAGAAAGTGTCAGGGACGTCCAGTTCAGCATGAAGGATTATTTCACTTTTGCTGCATCCTTCGAGAATGGCAACGTCCAGTTGTGGGACATCAGACGACCTGACCGCTATGAGCGAATGTTCACTGCCCACACTGGCCCTGTGTTCTGCTGCGACTGGCACCCTGAGGACAG GGGATGGCTGGCAACAGGAGGCAGAGACAAGATGGTGAAGGTTTGGGACATGACCACTACCAGGGCCAAGGAGATCCACTGTGTCCAGACGATCGCCTCCGTCGCACGAGTCAAGTGGAGGCCTGAGAGGAAGTACCATCTGGCCACGTGTTCCATGATGGTGGACCACAACATCTATGTGTGGGACATTCGCAGACCTTTCATTCCCTTTGCCACCTTCGAGGAACACAAAGATGTGACCACAGGTATCGTGTGGCGCCACCAGCATGACCCTCATTTTCTGCTCTCTGGCTCAAAGGACAGCACGCTCTACCAGCATATGTTCAAGGACGCCACTCGTCCAGTGGACAAGGCAAACCCAGAGGGTCTGTGCTTTGGACTGTTGGGTGACTTGGCTTTTGCAGCCAAGGCGAGTCTGATCAGCAGTGACCCCAGCAGAAAGACTTACCCTGGAGGAGACCGCCGCAACCCCATCTTTTTCTTCAAGAAGCCAGACCTGACGGAACAGTTTACTCATGTGTCCAGTGCTCTTAGCGTCTTTGAGACAGACTTGGACAGTAACCGCATGGACTGGTTTGTCAAGACCGCACAACTCTACCTCCTCTGTGGGAAGCCATTTGCTGAACTGTGTGATCACAATGCCAAGGTGGCTCAGGAGCTCAAGAGACCTCAG GTTTCCACAACTTGGACCATGTTGAGAATCATGTTCTCCGACCCTGCAAACCTCACAGCGTCTGGTCCAAACCACAACCTGAGTAAACTCGGCGCCTTGCCTTTAATGAACAG tttCAATATGAAGGAGATGGGTGCCGGGATGGGCACAGAGAGCAGACTAGAGCGCAGTAAAGGTGAGAGCAGGCAGGACAACATCCACCTGGAGCCTGGAAACTTGCACATCAGCAATAATAATGAAG AAAATGAGGAGACAGAGGGCAGTGAGGGCCAGGCTGAGTACATGTTTGGTGATGCTGAGTTAGATGACGACGACCTCTATTCTATGGAACATGACAACCAAACAG AAGAGCCAGAGTACACGCTGCCGCAGGAGGCCTTCCCACTGCGCCACGAGATCATGGATAACCCCGCTGCTCCTGAGCACCTCCAACAGGACAAGTCGGATTCCCCGCATGTCAGTGGCAACGAGGCTGAGGTCACCTGCCTGACGCCCATCGAgtccttctccctcatctccATTTCCCAGCCTCTGTTCAGCCCACATCTACCTGCCAGCTTCTTCTGCCCCATAGTGCGGGAGATGCTGAGCTACTACGCTGAGCAGGGCGACGTGCAGATGGCCGTATCTGTGTTGATCGTCCTGGGGGACCGGATACGTAAAGAGATCGATGACCTCACTCAG GAGCACTGGTACATGTCCTACATAGACCTGCTGCAGCGATTTGAGTTGTGGAACGTCTCCAACGAGGTCATCAAGCTGAGTACGTGCAGCGCCATCACCTGCCTGAACCAGGCGTCTACAACACTACACATCAACTGCAGCAACTGCAAGCGGCCAATGAGCAACAAGGGCTGGATATGTGACAG GTGCCACCAGTGTGCCAGTGTATGTGCAGTGTGCCACCACGTGGTAAAGGGACTGTTTGTGTGGTGTCAGGGCTGCAGCCACGGTGGACATCTGGAGCACATAATGAACTGGCTGAAAAGCAGCGCTCACTGCCCTGCCGGCTGCGGTCACCTGTGTGAGTACACTTGA